ATCAAAGCAAAAAACTTTCAGCCAGGTCTAAATTTGCATTATAGAAGAAACATAAGTGATGCTGTTAGCCTGAGAGGTGGGTTTACCGGAGGCTGGCTATACGGAGATGATGAAACTCCATATGATGTTCAAGCTCAAATGAGAGATACCAGCTTTAGCAGAGGTGTAGTAGAACTCTCTGCGGTCATGGAGTACCACTTTTTGGACTATAAAGAAAACATTAATCTGCTTCGGTGGACTCCTTACTTCTTTATTGGAACAGGCGTAGCCTTTTTCAGCCGTTCTGAAGAAAGCACCGAAGAATACAGCAATGTGCAATTAGTAGTGCCTTTTGGAGTAGGCTTTAAGTATATTGTAAATCCCCGTTGGCAGTTAGCTATTGAAGGTGGCGTAAGAAAAACTTTCTTTGATTATATAGATAATACTTCCGAAGGTGACCTGAGAGTAAAAGATTATCAATACGGCAATAAGTACGATAACGATTGGTACTACTATGCCGGTGTTACCCTCAGTTATACCTTTTATACCATCCCTTGCCCCTATATGTTTAATTAGGTTGGGCTTCCGTAGAAAAAAATAGTCCTATTTTGTAACTTGCAACCTAATTTGCATAGAGATCGCATGAAAGATAAATTAGACCATAACAATTTGCCCGCGCATATTGCCGTTATAATGGACGGAAATGGCCGGTGGGCAAAGAAACAGGGGGCAGCGAGAGTGTTTGGACATCAGAATGCTATTGAAGCTGTGAGAGAAGTTACGGAAGGCTGTGCTGAACTGGGCGTAAAGTATCTTACTCTATATGCATTTTCTACTGAAAACTGGGGGCGCCCTAAAATTGAAGTTGAAGCCCTGATGCAGTTGCTGGTAACTACAATTAACAGTGAAGTAGATACCCTGATGAAAAATAATGTAAGCTTAACGGCTATAGGTGACATTGATAGCCTGCCTGGCGACTGTAAGCAGAAATTAAAAGAAGCAATCGAACTTACCAGTGGCAATACAGGTTTAACTCTAATATTAGCGCTTAACTACAGCGGTCGCTGGGAGATATTGCAGGCAGCTAAACAAATGGCCGAAATGGTAGAAAGCGGTAAGCTTGACGCTA
This window of the Porifericola rhodea genome carries:
- a CDS encoding DUF6089 family protein — protein: MPNKSKCWAGLLILMFLLCETSAFAQKNEVGFGLGAFNYTGDLARQIKAKNFQPGLNLHYRRNISDAVSLRGGFTGGWLYGDDETPYDVQAQMRDTSFSRGVVELSAVMEYHFLDYKENINLLRWTPYFFIGTGVAFFSRSEESTEEYSNVQLVVPFGVGFKYIVNPRWQLAIEGGVRKTFFDYIDNTSEGDLRVKDYQYGNKYDNDWYYYAGVTLSYTFYTIPCPYMFN
- a CDS encoding isoprenyl transferase, which translates into the protein MKDKLDHNNLPAHIAVIMDGNGRWAKKQGAARVFGHQNAIEAVREVTEGCAELGVKYLTLYAFSTENWGRPKIEVEALMQLLVTTINSEVDTLMKNNVSLTAIGDIDSLPGDCKQKLKEAIELTSGNTGLTLILALNYSGRWEILQAAKQMAEMVESGKLDATQVSQELWESLLSTKNIPDPELLIRTSGEMRVSNFLLWQIAYTELYVTPVLWPDFRREHLHEAILAYQQRERRFGKISEQVKS